The following proteins are co-located in the Candidatus Methanogranum gryphiswaldense genome:
- a CDS encoding aldehyde dehydrogenase family protein yields the protein MTHIWKGVEIGDNELEQHINGLTEDLINSMSEVLCTEDVLDACDRMSHILKERRKEMFDALEEDDCIDPDGVLQTLSIALARDSLETKLIVELGTEKPADPRRVNYREQKYECWAPMGVIVHITAGNSLVVAPMASVEGLLTGNVNIMKVAKGTGSFASWFLRTLSEFSNLSKFIYLLRISSSRKDIMEKVIGHADCVSVWGGEDAVRSVKDMTPANIPVVVWGHKISFAYVTPSEMNNDTVEGIAHSVCRNHQQSCSSPQCVLVDTNDREEVLRFSEMLADALEQVGMAYPIPDPDIAQKAEISSVVHLHRADLYFNDGTVIERKDCRVLVSYSSKFLPSPLFRTIWVSPMPHADIVRGLNGMRAYLQTAGLACAKEEMYDIVSILYRVGVTRITPVGSMSVSYTGEPHDGMFALSRFMKRVSFRTEEDMCGIVSLSEMHRLEIKKTSGPIQVKKDYPSVPENGTRTIMKSGGTTGVPLYCSYTDKDYRQYIIMPAAQSFMAAGLDPEKDVVADLLKAGHMYGGMNCFISVFDELGAPHLNIGGLIDSLEQTADYMVRGKANAVLGAPSFITRLFRANEKKLKDYGKIKKVFCSGEHISEGQIRYLKEEFGIEQISSFMYGSNENGTIGFACKCCRPGMFHLCSDIQRMEIVKMDRDEPVGPDEEGRILITGFMRENGHTERYEIGDIGKWVHDDCECGRGTPRFTLVGRYGDVIRIGGTFFNYHKIASILSDDIGYRGRLQLLLERRGLSEVMVFCMEDTDITPEMLKTTFLNSGYEPFQRTMPNDLFLLDVKMMFHDEFIQNETSIKLRSVVDRR from the coding sequence ATGACCCACATATGGAAAGGTGTCGAGATAGGTGACAATGAGTTGGAGCAACATATCAACGGATTGACCGAGGATCTTATCAACTCAATGTCCGAAGTATTGTGCACCGAAGATGTTCTAGATGCGTGTGATCGCATGTCCCATATCCTCAAAGAGCGTAGAAAGGAGATGTTTGATGCTCTGGAGGAGGACGACTGTATAGACCCAGATGGTGTTTTACAAACTCTTTCTATTGCACTTGCCAGAGATTCTCTTGAAACAAAACTGATCGTAGAATTAGGGACCGAGAAGCCCGCAGATCCGAGACGTGTAAATTATCGTGAGCAGAAATATGAATGCTGGGCCCCGATGGGCGTAATAGTGCACATAACAGCCGGAAACTCATTGGTGGTCGCCCCCATGGCTTCAGTGGAGGGGCTTCTGACCGGTAATGTGAATATAATGAAAGTGGCCAAAGGTACAGGGAGTTTTGCCTCTTGGTTCCTGAGGACATTATCCGAGTTCTCCAATCTGTCCAAATTCATCTACCTTCTTCGCATATCGTCCTCTCGCAAGGACATAATGGAAAAGGTCATTGGACATGCCGATTGCGTCAGCGTATGGGGAGGAGAGGACGCAGTAAGATCGGTCAAGGATATGACGCCGGCCAACATACCGGTCGTCGTCTGGGGCCATAAGATAAGTTTTGCGTATGTCACTCCTTCGGAGATGAACAATGATACCGTAGAAGGCATAGCTCATTCTGTCTGTAGGAACCATCAGCAATCCTGTTCCAGTCCTCAATGTGTTCTTGTGGACACGAACGACAGGGAAGAGGTATTGAGATTCTCAGAGATGTTGGCCGATGCCCTAGAACAGGTCGGAATGGCATACCCTATTCCAGATCCGGACATTGCTCAGAAAGCTGAGATCTCTTCAGTGGTCCATCTTCATAGAGCGGATCTGTATTTTAATGACGGGACAGTGATAGAGAGGAAGGACTGCCGTGTTTTGGTAAGTTATTCTTCAAAATTCTTGCCTTCTCCTTTGTTCCGCACAATATGGGTATCGCCAATGCCTCATGCAGATATAGTAAGGGGGCTCAACGGAATGAGGGCGTATCTTCAGACAGCCGGTCTTGCATGTGCCAAAGAAGAGATGTACGACATTGTGTCGATTCTTTATCGTGTCGGGGTCACCCGTATAACTCCAGTAGGTTCCATGAGCGTGTCCTACACAGGAGAGCCGCATGACGGTATGTTCGCGCTATCCAGATTTATGAAGAGGGTCTCTTTCCGTACGGAAGAGGATATGTGCGGCATAGTGAGCCTATCCGAGATGCACAGGCTTGAAATTAAAAAAACATCTGGGCCGATACAGGTCAAGAAGGATTATCCATCAGTACCAGAGAATGGTACCAGGACGATCATGAAGAGCGGGGGAACGACAGGGGTCCCACTTTATTGCAGTTACACTGACAAGGATTACAGACAATACATCATAATGCCTGCGGCCCAGAGTTTCATGGCGGCAGGTCTGGACCCCGAAAAGGATGTCGTGGCGGACCTGTTGAAAGCAGGCCATATGTACGGGGGAATGAATTGTTTCATATCAGTATTTGATGAACTAGGTGCCCCGCATCTCAACATCGGCGGACTCATAGATAGTCTGGAGCAGACCGCGGACTATATGGTAAGAGGGAAGGCGAATGCCGTTCTGGGAGCACCCAGTTTCATAACTAGGCTGTTCAGGGCGAATGAGAAAAAATTGAAGGATTACGGAAAGATAAAGAAGGTCTTCTGCAGCGGAGAGCACATTTCCGAAGGCCAGATAAGATATCTCAAAGAGGAGTTCGGCATAGAGCAGATATCATCGTTCATGTACGGCAGTAATGAGAACGGGACAATAGGATTCGCATGTAAATGCTGTAGACCGGGGATGTTCCATCTCTGTTCTGACATCCAAAGGATGGAGATAGTCAAGATGGACAGGGATGAGCCCGTAGGTCCGGATGAAGAGGGCAGGATACTGATTACAGGTTTCATGAGAGAGAACGGCCATACGGAACGTTACGAGATCGGGGATATCGGCAAGTGGGTCCATGACGATTGCGAATGTGGCAGGGGAACCCCCAGATTCACACTTGTCGGAAGGTACGGAGATGTTATCCGTATCGGAGGGACGTTCTTCAACTATCATAAGATCGCCAGCATATTGTCCGACGATATCGGATATAGAGGACGTCTTCAGCTTCTTTTAGAACGGAGAGGTCTATCCGAAGTGATGGTCTTCTGCATGGAGGACACGGATATAACTCCCGAGATGCTCAAGACTACGTTCTTGAACAGCGGGTACGAGCCATTTCAGAGGACAATGCCCAATGATCTATTCCTTCTCGATGTGAAGATGATGTTCCACGATGAGTTCATACAGAACGAAACGAGCATAAAGTTGCGTTCGGTGGTGGACCGTCGTTGA
- a CDS encoding ATP-binding protein, translated as MKDQEMQRNPYLMNRAFRVYLLATILSTMAVALGSVFNGIVVGNLIGPDALSAVNLCSPLLQMLNAISALINIGGATLAATYLGRGRRDDYRRIFRLSFHMSIVAGILLMIAGLFFLDQISSVLCSDSSLLPMVKEYTFVILMSGVLAIMLPGMCAFVRTDGNPKLSTYALITFCLTNIILDIVFISGLGMGIGGSAIATACGYVTGLIVLSLHRRHPMRMISFSGKGGSVSRVAILQMGAPVAIASLLMTVRILGLNILVLGSLGSEGASVMAVCINLMVLSSVFIGGTSQTMQPVCGVLYGSEDHTGMDMVIKRALTILMLSLIVITIIIFIFPSDIASIFGIRDDSVLSYSDTALRMFALSLPLYGINYFLMIIYQISGRKALASVVSALQSLVVLVVAAIFVFDGYSDMIWAAFAVGESIVFLVILVMSVIMRFRSGTKMLTLIKRHVAKGDELEMSVKNNGEDMSLLMDSMDSFLERNGAGKQLRTHVRLCCEELVINIMEHGSSGNKGYIDVTIRMSDGNSAVLCLRDDSFPFDPINYDKDGRGLMMVKRICTSLQYSRVIGQNVVVAKLSG; from the coding sequence TTGAAAGATCAGGAGATGCAACGTAACCCATATCTTATGAATCGGGCCTTCAGAGTGTATCTTCTAGCTACGATCCTGTCCACAATGGCCGTTGCCCTTGGAAGTGTGTTCAACGGTATAGTCGTGGGCAATCTGATCGGTCCGGATGCATTGAGCGCGGTCAATCTTTGTTCTCCGTTGTTACAGATGCTCAATGCGATCTCTGCATTGATAAACATAGGTGGGGCCACATTGGCGGCAACCTATCTTGGACGTGGGAGACGTGATGATTACAGACGGATATTCAGATTATCTTTCCATATGAGCATAGTCGCGGGCATATTGCTTATGATCGCAGGTCTGTTCTTTTTGGATCAGATATCCTCCGTTCTATGCAGTGACAGTTCCCTGCTACCTATGGTAAAGGAATATACATTTGTGATATTGATGAGCGGGGTCCTTGCCATAATGTTGCCTGGAATGTGCGCATTCGTAAGGACAGACGGCAATCCCAAGCTCTCGACGTATGCCTTGATAACATTCTGTCTTACGAATATAATCCTGGATATTGTTTTCATATCGGGTCTTGGAATGGGCATCGGAGGGTCTGCGATCGCTACAGCTTGCGGTTACGTTACTGGATTGATAGTCCTGTCTTTGCATCGCAGACATCCCATGAGAATGATATCATTCTCAGGAAAAGGAGGGTCTGTCAGCAGGGTAGCGATCCTTCAGATGGGAGCCCCTGTTGCGATCGCATCTCTTCTGATGACCGTTCGGATCCTGGGCCTAAACATACTGGTTCTCGGTTCGTTGGGGTCAGAAGGGGCCAGTGTAATGGCGGTCTGCATCAATCTAATGGTATTATCATCTGTATTCATCGGAGGGACGTCTCAGACGATGCAACCTGTATGCGGTGTCCTGTATGGCTCTGAGGATCATACAGGAATGGATATGGTGATCAAAAGAGCGTTAACGATCCTGATGTTGTCTTTGATCGTCATCACCATCATCATATTCATCTTCCCGTCGGATATAGCGTCGATCTTCGGCATAAGGGATGATTCGGTATTGTCATATTCAGACACGGCCTTGCGTATGTTCGCATTGAGTCTTCCACTCTATGGAATAAACTACTTCCTGATGATAATATACCAGATAAGCGGGAGGAAGGCATTGGCATCGGTGGTGTCAGCTCTGCAGTCGTTGGTGGTACTCGTGGTCGCGGCGATCTTTGTGTTCGATGGATATTCGGACATGATATGGGCTGCATTCGCTGTAGGGGAATCAATTGTGTTCCTAGTTATATTGGTCATGTCGGTGATAATGAGGTTCCGTTCAGGCACAAAGATGTTGACACTGATTAAGCGTCATGTGGCAAAGGGTGATGAATTGGAGATGTCCGTTAAGAATAACGGAGAGGACATGTCTTTGTTGATGGATTCGATGGATTCTTTTTTGGAAAGGAACGGTGCAGGAAAACAGCTTCGTACACATGTACGTCTATGTTGTGAAGAACTCGTTATCAACATAATGGAGCACGGTAGTTCCGGAAATAAAGGGTACATTGATGTGACCATAAGGATGTCCGATGGCAATTCGGCGGTATTGTGTCTCAGAGATGATTCCTTCCCGTTCGATCCGATAAATTATGACAAGGATGGGCGTGGGCTTATGATGGTCAAGCGGATATGCACTTCTTTGCAGTATTCCAGAGTGATAGGTCAAAATGTAGTGGTGGCCAAACTTTCAGGTTGA